The following proteins come from a genomic window of Lolium rigidum isolate FL_2022 chromosome 5, APGP_CSIRO_Lrig_0.1, whole genome shotgun sequence:
- the LOC124652146 gene encoding NEDD8-conjugating enzyme Ubc12-like, producing MINLFKIKGQRKEEAANSNGGPPVKKQSPGELRLHKDIAELNLPKTTKISFPNGKDDLMNFEATLRPDEGYYLGGAFTFTFHVSASYPHEAPKVKCKTKVYHPNIDLEGNVCLNILREDWKPVLNINTIIYGLNLLFSQPNDEDPLNHEAAAVLRDNPTKFQRNVQMAMSGGYVDNTHFPRCK from the exons ATGATAAACCTTTTCAAGATCAAGGGACAGAGGAAGGAAGAGGCAGCAAACTCAAATGGGGGTCCTCCTGTTAAGAAGCAAAGTCCAGGGGAATTACGTCTCCATAAAG aTATTGCTGAGCTTAACCTTCCAAAGACAACAAAAATCTCCTTCCCAAATGGAAAGGATGATCTCATGAACTTTGAAGCTACTCTACGACCTGATGAAGGATACTATTT AGGTGGGGCATTTACTTTCACCTTCCATGTATCTGCTTCCTACCCTCATGAAGCTCCGAAGGTCAAGTGCAAGACTAAG GTTTATCATCCTAACATTGACCTAGAAGGAAATGTCTGCCTGAACATTCTGCGTGAAGACTGGAAGCCTGTCTTGAATATCAACACCATAATATATGGTTTAAACCTTCTTTTCTCA CAACCTAATGATGAGGATCCCTTGAACCATGAAGCTGCGGCTGTCCTCCGAGACAACCCAACAAAGTTCCAGAGAAATGTTCAAATGGCCATGTCAGGAGGTTATGTTGATAACACCCATTTCCCAAGGTGCAAGTAA
- the LOC124653378 gene encoding sugar transport protein 14-like isoform X2 — translation MDDFLIKFFPDVYNRKHAHLHETDYCKYDNQVLTLFTSSLYFAGLVSTFGASFVTKRHGRRASIMVGAVSFFLGGAMNAAAMNIAMLIVGRVLLGAGIGFGNQAVPLYLSEIAPYKIRGAVNQLFQLTTCLGILVADVVNYFTDRIHPWGWRLSLGLAMVPATAIFVGAIFLPETPNSLVERGQLDEARRVLEKVRGTHKVDAEFEDLKEASEAARAVRGTFRNLLAVRNRPQLIIGALGIPAFQQLSGMNSILFYSPVIFQSLGFGSSASLYSSIITGSMLVVGALISMVVVDRFGRRFLFIEAGIQMILSMVVVATILALKFGHGEELSKGVGTVLVVAICMFVVAYGWSWGPLGWLVPSELFPLEMRSAGQSVVVCVNLFWTAAVAQCFLAAMCHLRWGVFVLFASLIVVMSIFIILLLPETKQVPIEEIWLLFDKHWYWKRIVTKDPKYQGHHQRQEMAAAAAGAVKPVVSSESEA, via the coding sequence ATGGACGACTTCCTGATCAAGTTCTTCCCGGACGTGTACAACCGGAAGCACGCGCACCTGCACGAGACGGACTACTGCAAGTACGACAACCAGGTGCTGACGCTCTTCACGTCGTCGCTCTACTTCGCCGGCCTGGTCTCCACCTTCGGCGCCTCCTTCGTGACCAAGCGGCACGGCCGGCGGGCCAGCATCATGGTGGGCGCCGTCAGCTTCTTCCTGGGCGGCGCCATGAACGCGGCCGCCATGAACATTGCCATGCTCATCGTCGGCCGCGTCCTCCTCGGCGCCGGCATCGGGTTCGGCAACCAGGCCGTGCCGCTGTACCTGTCGGAGATCGCGCCCTACAAGATCCGCGGCGCCGTGAACCAGCTCTTCCAGCTGACCACCTGCCTCGGCATCCTGGTGGCCGACGTGGTCAACTACTTCACCGACCGGATTCACCCGTGGGGGTGGCGCCTCTCGCTGGGCCTGGCCATGGTGCCCGCCACGGCCATCTTCGTGGGCGCGATCTTCCTGCCCGAGACGCCCAACAGCCTCGTGGAGCGCGGGCAGCTCGACGAGGCGCGCCGCGTGCTGGAGAAGGTGCGTGGCACGCACAAGGTGGACGCCGAGTTCGAGGACCTCAAGGAGGCgagcgaggcggcgcgggccgtgCGCGGCACGTTCCGGAACCTGCTGGCGGTGCGGAACCGGCCGCAGCTCATCATCGGCGCGCTGGGCATCCCGGCGTTCCAGCAGCTGTCGGGCATGAACTCCATCCTCTTCTACTCGCCGGTCATCTTCCAGAGCCTGGGCTTCGGGTCCTCGGCGTCGCTCTACTCGTCCATCATCACGGGGTCCATGCTGGTCGTGGGCGCGCTGATCTCCATGGTGGTGGTGGACCGGTTCGGGCGTCGGTTCTTGTTCATCGAGGCCGGGATCCAGATGATCCTgtccatggtggtggtggcgacgaTCCTGGCGCTCAAGTTCGGGCACGGGGAGGAGCTGTCCAAGGGCGTGGGCACGGTGCTGGTGGTGGCCATCTGCATGTTCGTGGTGGCGTACGGCTGGTCGTGGGGGCCGCTGGGGTGGCTGGTGCCCAGCGAGCTCTTCCCGCTGGAGATGCGGTCGGCGGGGCAGAGCGTGGTGGTGTGCGTCAACCTCTTCTGGACGGCCGCCGTGGCGCAGTGCTTCCTGGCGGCCATGTGCCACCTCCGGTGGGgggtcttcgtcctcttcgcgtCGCTCATCGTCGTCATGTCCAtcttcatcatcctcctcctgccGGAGACCAAGCAGGTGCCCATCGAGGAGATATGGCTGCTCTTCGACAAGCACTGGTACTGGAAGCGGATAGTCACCAAGGACCCCAAGTACCAGGGGCACCACCAGAGGCAGGAaatggcagccgccgccgccggtgctgtcaAGCCCGTCGTCTCGTCGGAATCAGAAGCTTGA
- the LOC124652071 gene encoding NEDD8-conjugating enzyme Ubc12-like, whose product MINLFKIKGQRKEEAANSNGGPPVKKQSPGELRLHKDIAELNLPKTTKISFPNGKDDLMNFEATLRPDEGYYLGGAFTFTFHVSASYPHEAPKVKCKTKVYHPNIDLEGNVCLNILREDWKPVLNINTIIYGLNLLFSQPNDEDPLNHEAAAVLRDNPTKFQRNVQMAMSGGYVDNTHFPRCK is encoded by the exons ATGATAAACCTTTTTAAGATCAAGGGACAGAGGAAGGAAGAGGCAGCAAACTCAAATGGGGGTCCTCCTGTTAAGAAGCAAAGTCCAGGGGAATTACGTCTCCATAAAG aTATTGCTGAGCTTAACCTTCCAAAGACAACAAAAATCTCCTTCCCAAATGGAAAGGATGATCTCATGAACTTTGAAGCTACTCTACGACCTGATGAAGGATACTATTT AGGTGGGGCATTTACTTTCACCTTCCATGTATCTGCTTCCTACCCTCATGAAGCTCCGAAGGTCAAGTGCAAGACTAAG GTTTATCATCCTAACATTGACCTAGAAGGAAATGTCTGCCTGAACATTCTGCGTGAAGACTGGAAGCCTGTCTTGAATATCAACACCATAATATATGGTTTAAACCTTCTTTTCTCA CAACCTAATGATGAGGATCCTTTGAACCATGAAGCTGCGGCTGTCCTCCGAGACAACCCAACAAAGTTCCAGAGAAATGTTCAAATGGCCATGTCAGGAGGTTATGTTGATAACACCCATTTCCCAAGGTGCAAGTAA
- the LOC124653378 gene encoding sugar transport protein 14-like isoform X1 gives MAGGFAGGDAGAGRAAQYEGRITSYFVLACIVGSFGGSLFGYDLGVSSGVTSMDDFLIKFFPDVYNRKHAHLHETDYCKYDNQVLTLFTSSLYFAGLVSTFGASFVTKRHGRRASIMVGAVSFFLGGAMNAAAMNIAMLIVGRVLLGAGIGFGNQAVPLYLSEIAPYKIRGAVNQLFQLTTCLGILVADVVNYFTDRIHPWGWRLSLGLAMVPATAIFVGAIFLPETPNSLVERGQLDEARRVLEKVRGTHKVDAEFEDLKEASEAARAVRGTFRNLLAVRNRPQLIIGALGIPAFQQLSGMNSILFYSPVIFQSLGFGSSASLYSSIITGSMLVVGALISMVVVDRFGRRFLFIEAGIQMILSMVVVATILALKFGHGEELSKGVGTVLVVAICMFVVAYGWSWGPLGWLVPSELFPLEMRSAGQSVVVCVNLFWTAAVAQCFLAAMCHLRWGVFVLFASLIVVMSIFIILLLPETKQVPIEEIWLLFDKHWYWKRIVTKDPKYQGHHQRQEMAAAAAGAVKPVVSSESEA, from the coding sequence GTGGCGTGACATCCATGGACGACTTCCTGATCAAGTTCTTCCCGGACGTGTACAACCGGAAGCACGCGCACCTGCACGAGACGGACTACTGCAAGTACGACAACCAGGTGCTGACGCTCTTCACGTCGTCGCTCTACTTCGCCGGCCTGGTCTCCACCTTCGGCGCCTCCTTCGTGACCAAGCGGCACGGCCGGCGGGCCAGCATCATGGTGGGCGCCGTCAGCTTCTTCCTGGGCGGCGCCATGAACGCGGCCGCCATGAACATTGCCATGCTCATCGTCGGCCGCGTCCTCCTCGGCGCCGGCATCGGGTTCGGCAACCAGGCCGTGCCGCTGTACCTGTCGGAGATCGCGCCCTACAAGATCCGCGGCGCCGTGAACCAGCTCTTCCAGCTGACCACCTGCCTCGGCATCCTGGTGGCCGACGTGGTCAACTACTTCACCGACCGGATTCACCCGTGGGGGTGGCGCCTCTCGCTGGGCCTGGCCATGGTGCCCGCCACGGCCATCTTCGTGGGCGCGATCTTCCTGCCCGAGACGCCCAACAGCCTCGTGGAGCGCGGGCAGCTCGACGAGGCGCGCCGCGTGCTGGAGAAGGTGCGTGGCACGCACAAGGTGGACGCCGAGTTCGAGGACCTCAAGGAGGCgagcgaggcggcgcgggccgtgCGCGGCACGTTCCGGAACCTGCTGGCGGTGCGGAACCGGCCGCAGCTCATCATCGGCGCGCTGGGCATCCCGGCGTTCCAGCAGCTGTCGGGCATGAACTCCATCCTCTTCTACTCGCCGGTCATCTTCCAGAGCCTGGGCTTCGGGTCCTCGGCGTCGCTCTACTCGTCCATCATCACGGGGTCCATGCTGGTCGTGGGCGCGCTGATCTCCATGGTGGTGGTGGACCGGTTCGGGCGTCGGTTCTTGTTCATCGAGGCCGGGATCCAGATGATCCTgtccatggtggtggtggcgacgaTCCTGGCGCTCAAGTTCGGGCACGGGGAGGAGCTGTCCAAGGGCGTGGGCACGGTGCTGGTGGTGGCCATCTGCATGTTCGTGGTGGCGTACGGCTGGTCGTGGGGGCCGCTGGGGTGGCTGGTGCCCAGCGAGCTCTTCCCGCTGGAGATGCGGTCGGCGGGGCAGAGCGTGGTGGTGTGCGTCAACCTCTTCTGGACGGCCGCCGTGGCGCAGTGCTTCCTGGCGGCCATGTGCCACCTCCGGTGGGgggtcttcgtcctcttcgcgtCGCTCATCGTCGTCATGTCCAtcttcatcatcctcctcctgccGGAGACCAAGCAGGTGCCCATCGAGGAGATATGGCTGCTCTTCGACAAGCACTGGTACTGGAAGCGGATAGTCACCAAGGACCCCAAGTACCAGGGGCACCACCAGAGGCAGGAaatggcagccgccgccgccggtgctgtcaAGCCCGTCGTCTCGTCGGAATCAGAAGCTTGA
- the LOC124654111 gene encoding sugar transport protein 14-like: MAGGFAGGDAGAGRAAQYEGRITSYFVLACIVGSFGGSLFGYDLGVSSGVTSMDDFLIKFFPDVYNRKHAHLHETDYCKYDNQVLTLFTSSLYFAGLVSTFGASFVTKRHGRRASIMVGAVSFFLGGAMNAAAMNIAMLIVGRVLLGAGIGFGNQAVPLYLSEIAPYKIRGAVNQLFQLTTCLGILVADVVNYFTDRIHPWGWRLSLGLAMVPATAIFVGAIFLPETPNSLVERGQLDEARRVLEKVRGTHKVDAEFEDLKEASEAARAVRGTFRNLLAVRNRPQLIIGALGIPAFQQLSGMNSILFYSPVIFQSLGFGSSASLYSSIITGSMLVVGALISMVVVDRFGRRFLFIEAGIQMILSMVVVATILALKFGHGEELSKGVGTVLVVAICMFVVAYGWSWGPLGWLVPSELFPLEMRSAGQSVVVCVNLFWTAAVAQCFLAAMCHLRWGVFVLFASLIVVMSIFIILLLPETKQVPIEEIWLLFDKHWYWKRIVTKDPKYQGHHQRQEMAAAAAAGAVKPVVSSESEA; the protein is encoded by the coding sequence GTGGCGTGACATCCATGGACGACTTCCTGATCAAGTTCTTCCCGGACGTGTACAACCGGAAGCACGCGCACCTGCACGAGACGGACTACTGCAAGTACGACAACCAGGTGCTGACGCTCTTCACGTCGTCGCTCTACTTCGCCGGCCTGGTGTCCACCTTCGGCGCGTCCTTCGTGACCAAGCGGCACGGCCGGCGAGCCAGCATCATGGTGGGCGCCGTCAGCTTCTTCCTGGGCGGCGCCATGAACGCGGCCGCCATGAACATAGCCATGCTCATCGTCGGCCGCGTCCTCCTGGGCGCCGGCATCGGGTTCGGCAACCAGGCCGTGCCGCTCTACCTGTCGGAGATCGCGCCCTACAAGATCCGCGGCGCCGTGAACCAGCTCTTCCAGCTCACCACCTGCCTCGGCATCCTGGTGGCGGACGTGGTGAACTACTTCACCGACCGTATCCACCCGTGGGGCTGGCGCCTCTCGCTGGGCCTGGCCATGGTGCCCGCCACGGCCATCTTCGTGGGCGCGATCTTCCTGCCCGAGACGCCCAACAGCCTCGTGGAGCGCGGGCAGCTCGACGAGGCACGCCGCGTGCTGGAGAAGGTGCGCGGGACGCACAAGGTGGACGCCGAGTTCGAGGACCTCAAGGAGGCgagcgaggcggcgcgggccgtgCGCGGCACGTTCCGGAACCTGCTGGCGGTGCGCAACCGGCCGCAGCTCATCATCGGCGCGCTGGGCATCCCGGCGTTCCAGCAGCTGTCGGGCATGAACTCCATCCTCTTCTACTCGCCGGTCATCTTCCAGAGCCTGGGCTTCGGGTCCTCGGCGTCGCTCTACTCGTCCATCATCACGGGGTCCATGCTCGTCGTCGGCGCGCTGATCTCCATGGTGGTGGTGGACCGGTTCGGGCGGCGGTTCCTGTTCATCGAGGCCGGGATCCAGATGATCCTgtccatggtggtggtggcgacgaTCCTGGCGCTCAAGTTCGGGCACGGGGAGGAGCTGTCCAAGGGCGTGGGCACGGTGCTGGTGGTGGCCATCTGCATGTTCGTGGTGGCGTACGGCTGGTCGTGGGGGCCGCTGGGGTGGCTGGTGCCCAGCGAGCTCTTCCCGCTGGAGATGCGGTCGGCGGGGCAGAGCGTGGTGGTGTGCGTCAACCTCTTCTGGACGGCGGCCGTGGCGCAGTGCTTCCTGGCGGCCATGTGCCACCTCCGGTGGGgggtcttcgtcctcttcgcctcgctcatcgtcgtcatgtccatcttcatcatcctcctcctgccGGAGACCAAGCAGGTGCCCATCGAGGAGATATGGCTGCTCTTCGACAAGCATTGGTACTGGAAGCGGATAGTCACCAAGGACCCCAAGTACCAGGGCCACCACCAGAGGCAGGAaatggcagccgccgccgccgccggtgctgtcaAGCCCGTCGTCTCGTCGGAATCAGAAGCTTGA